Proteins from one Gimesia maris genomic window:
- a CDS encoding vWA domain-containing protein — protein MQPPSSHSDSQMRWNQGLGVSTLVHLLIIGSLSLIFEHQLDRQRSTSTDTIQTRWTPTQDQQEPEIQELVPVVIQKQSPSNSALLSRLPLIADRTSAPDPESQSSYLQGPLPQATQFEESLTTKYGSEIVGALLTSTALGNGENGSDSGNGNGRFFGINPQSKKIVYVVDSSNSMNFPHESEGKTRLGRVKLELARAIHSMDEDQQFFVIFFSDMAIPMPARALQPATNQAKKKYLNWVARVPGIGTTEPYQALLLALSLQPDTIYFLTDGQFDPVIVKSFNKVAAQKYRNQKVTVNGICFGSLEGEQTIRELAENNSGTFTFIP, from the coding sequence ATGCAGCCCCCATCCTCACATTCTGATTCACAAATGCGCTGGAATCAGGGTCTGGGAGTCTCTACGCTGGTTCACCTGCTTATTATTGGCAGTCTGTCGCTGATTTTCGAACATCAGCTCGATAGACAGCGTTCAACGTCAACAGATACCATCCAGACCCGCTGGACGCCCACACAAGATCAACAGGAACCAGAAATACAGGAACTGGTACCCGTCGTCATCCAGAAACAGAGCCCCAGTAACTCTGCTCTGCTTTCCAGATTACCTCTGATCGCTGACCGTACTTCTGCGCCAGATCCTGAATCCCAGTCATCGTATCTACAGGGCCCCCTGCCCCAAGCAACACAGTTTGAAGAATCGCTGACCACAAAATACGGTTCAGAAATTGTCGGCGCACTACTGACCTCGACAGCCCTCGGAAATGGAGAAAACGGTTCTGACTCGGGAAATGGGAATGGGAGGTTTTTCGGAATCAATCCGCAGAGTAAAAAAATCGTCTACGTGGTCGATTCATCCAACAGTATGAATTTCCCACATGAAAGTGAGGGAAAAACCAGGCTGGGTCGCGTCAAACTCGAACTGGCACGCGCGATCCACTCCATGGACGAAGATCAGCAGTTTTTTGTAATCTTCTTCAGCGACATGGCAATCCCCATGCCCGCGCGTGCGTTACAACCTGCCACAAATCAGGCAAAAAAGAAATATCTCAACTGGGTTGCCCGAGTACCCGGTATCGGAACAACGGAACCCTATCAGGCGTTACTGCTGGCTCTGAGTTTGCAGCCGGATACTATTTACTTTCTGACCGACGGTCAATTTGACCCGGTGATCGTGAAGTCCTTTAATAAAGTCGCTGCGCAGAAATACCGTAATCAGAAAGTTACGGTGAATGGTATCTGCTTTGGCAGCCTTGAAGGAGAACAGACCATACGGGAACTGGCAGAAAATAATTCGGGGACGTTCACCTTCATTCCCTGA
- a CDS encoding thiol-disulfide oxidoreductase DCC family protein, which yields MKKSVTTLDPNLPDSAVSEDIHTEGTETCRLVEKPILFFDGVCGLCNSSVDFAMIRDRQARLYYAPLQGETARELLNKQDLASVDTVIFRTADGAHCYRRSAAVVRLLWLLGFPWNLYGWLLWCVPLPIRDLGYRLIARVRYRLFGKHDTCRMPGPDERARILP from the coding sequence ATGAAAAAATCAGTAACGACCCTGGATCCCAATCTTCCTGACTCTGCTGTATCTGAGGACATTCATACAGAAGGGACGGAAACGTGTCGTCTGGTGGAGAAGCCGATTCTGTTTTTTGATGGGGTATGCGGTTTATGTAATTCCAGTGTCGATTTTGCAATGATTCGAGATCGGCAGGCACGGTTGTATTATGCACCTCTCCAGGGAGAAACTGCACGCGAATTATTAAATAAGCAGGATCTGGCAAGTGTCGATACGGTTATCTTCCGGACTGCGGATGGGGCACACTGTTATCGCCGATCTGCGGCAGTCGTCAGGCTGTTGTGGCTGCTGGGGTTTCCCTGGAATCTCTATGGATGGTTGTTGTGGTGCGTTCCACTTCCGATCCGGGACCTGGGATATCGACTGATTGCGAGAGTTCGCTATCGCCTGTTTGGTAAACATGATACCTGCCGAATGCCAGGTCCTGATGAGCGTGCCCGTATCCTGCCTTAA
- a CDS encoding sulfatase family protein — protein MRLMPLKCFLLTVLVFMGLKGEVSAQTQPTEKPNFIVFIADDMAWDDCGAYGHPKIQTPNLNQLAKDGMKFNHAYLTCSSCSPSRASIITGRYPHSTGAHQLHLPLPASQLTFVEKLKAAGYYTASAGKWHLGTPTESKFDLVTTKMNEWVSTLKQRPKEKPFFMWFAFTDPHRPYQRNIIDRPHTNEDVVVPPYLPDTPEVRGDLALYYDEIARLDGVVGNVRKELNVQKVASNTVIIFLSDNGRPFPRCKTTMYDSGIRTPWIVAWPAEVKAGSVSDSLISSVDLAPTVLDLAGLPVGETFQGKSFRKLLKNPKATTRGLIFAEHNWHDFEDFGRAVRSPRYKYIRNFYTDIPGTPPADAVRSDTYVKMLELRDAGKLTEDQQSCFQIPRQEVELYDVQTDPHELRNLAGNPEYAEVQQELRTALDQWQEETHDRLPRTRRPDEFDRETGQQLPAFRKK, from the coding sequence ATGCGATTGATGCCGTTGAAATGCTTCCTGCTGACAGTATTGGTATTCATGGGGTTGAAAGGGGAAGTTTCAGCGCAAACGCAGCCGACGGAAAAGCCCAATTTTATTGTTTTCATTGCGGATGACATGGCCTGGGATGACTGTGGTGCTTATGGGCATCCCAAAATTCAGACGCCCAATCTGAATCAGCTGGCTAAGGATGGCATGAAGTTTAACCATGCTTATTTGACCTGCAGTTCCTGCAGTCCGAGTCGAGCCAGTATTATCACGGGCCGCTATCCACACAGCACGGGAGCGCATCAGCTCCATCTACCCCTGCCCGCCAGCCAGCTAACTTTTGTCGAGAAACTGAAAGCTGCCGGTTACTATACCGCTTCAGCCGGGAAGTGGCATCTGGGGACACCTACGGAAAGTAAGTTCGATCTGGTCACGACGAAGATGAACGAGTGGGTTTCGACACTGAAGCAGAGACCGAAAGAGAAGCCGTTTTTCATGTGGTTTGCCTTTACTGATCCGCATCGACCCTATCAGCGGAATATTATTGACCGACCGCATACCAATGAAGATGTCGTCGTGCCCCCTTATCTGCCCGACACACCGGAAGTACGGGGGGACCTGGCTTTATACTATGATGAGATTGCCAGGCTGGATGGCGTCGTCGGCAATGTGCGTAAAGAACTGAATGTGCAGAAGGTGGCGTCCAACACGGTGATTATCTTTTTGAGTGATAACGGGCGTCCTTTTCCCCGCTGCAAGACAACCATGTATGACAGCGGAATTCGAACTCCCTGGATTGTCGCGTGGCCTGCTGAAGTCAAAGCGGGGAGCGTTTCTGATTCCCTGATCAGCTCGGTCGATCTTGCGCCGACCGTACTGGATCTGGCAGGTTTGCCAGTCGGAGAAACTTTTCAGGGAAAAAGTTTCCGCAAACTGTTGAAGAATCCGAAAGCAACCACCCGCGGTTTAATCTTTGCAGAGCACAACTGGCATGACTTTGAAGACTTTGGTCGAGCCGTCCGTTCGCCGCGCTATAAATACATTCGGAATTTCTACACCGATATTCCGGGAACTCCACCTGCAGATGCCGTTCGCAGTGATACGTACGTTAAAATGCTGGAACTGCGTGACGCGGGGAAACTGACCGAAGATCAGCAAAGCTGTTTTCAGATTCCCCGACAGGAAGTGGAACTTTATGACGTACAAACAGATCCACATGAATTACGTAATCTGGCAGGAAATCCGGAGTATGCCGAAGTTCAACAGGAATTGCGAACAGCCCTGGATCAGTGGCAGGAGGAGACTCATGACCGACTGCCTCGCACCCGTCGACCGGATGAATTTGATCGGGAAACCGGTCAGCAGTTGCCTGCCTTCCGTAAAAAGTAG
- a CDS encoding acyl-[ACP]--phospholipid O-acyltransferase → MNSTITAKTEPRKRGVRKGTLNSPSFLALLGTQFLGAMNDNMFRWFIIPIAKPEIGDANALSLGLACFTLPYLLLASLAGYLADRFSKRTVIIACKVAEIFIMIAGVCAVLIGNLYLLFFIVALMGCQSALFGPAKFGSIPEMLRDNRLSRGNGIMGLTTVVSSAMGFIAGNYLYHITQPSLSAPGSFSDISFAAFTLVGVAVLGTITSLKIRKLEPAAPDREFPYNPAKETWHQMQMLTSSTPLLRTALGVAFFWMLASLAQMNVDTYGINELNLTQKDIGPLLGILVFGVALGSMLAGIWSSGRIELGIVPLGAAGIVITSLLLYFTGNSVIPGSESNSQLLYGLSLLWLFLLGVSSGLFDIPLETFLQHRSDVDTRGSILAAANFLAFLFILIASFGFWVMQAKLEMSASQIFMVLGLLTIPVGIYIFKLLPNATIRFMVWLVSCTIYKLRVKGVKNLPPKGGALLVANHVSWLDGVFLILTSTRPVRMIAYSTYVQGPWVAWLTKLYNTIPINVEDGPKALMHSIKTARSAIENGELVCIFAEGKLTRSGYLQPFQSGLMKIIKGTGAPVIPVYIDELWGSIFSFHGGKFFWKKPRRWPYPVSIRFGKPILHPENEKHVRRVVQNLGVESANFRKTYQMIAPRLFLRKCKSQRFQQKVADSTGVELTGGKLLTGALLMRRLLNKYVLKQDEKMVGVLLPPSVGGSAVNASLAISGRVPINLNYTLSDSDINYCIREAGIKTVLTSSKFLEKKPIEMDANVVLVDEIKLKASLFDKLISLFMAYILPAWLIERIIGLTKVSSDDLSTVIFTSGSTGRPKGVMLTHHNIISNINSADDLLQLARRDCILGILPFFHSFGYTIALWMPFARNMRSCFHFNPTDARTVGKMIEKYKVTLFTSTPTFLRHYLKRCTPEQFQSLEIVITGAEKLPQSLAREFEEKFGIFPTEGYGTTELSPVAAVNVPPTRQLDPTEVSAKPGTVGRPIPCVMAKTVDPDTREDLPDGEEGLLFIKGPNVMKGYLNNPEKTAEVIIDGWYNTGDFAIIDNEGFIKITGRQTRFSKIGGEMVPHLRIEELIIDIVSNPEEDEPEVQVAVTSVPDPKKGERLIVLHKPLQISVDEILKTLASENLPNLWMPSSDSFLEVEAIPLLGTGKLDLAKIKQVASEAFAAEVTS, encoded by the coding sequence ATGAATTCCACGATCACCGCAAAAACAGAACCCCGAAAACGCGGTGTACGCAAAGGGACGCTGAACTCGCCTTCATTTCTGGCCTTGCTCGGCACTCAGTTTCTGGGAGCGATGAACGACAATATGTTTCGCTGGTTCATCATTCCCATCGCCAAACCGGAGATCGGTGATGCGAATGCGCTTTCCTTAGGACTGGCCTGCTTTACGCTCCCTTATCTGCTGCTGGCCAGTCTCGCCGGTTATCTGGCAGACCGTTTCAGTAAACGTACGGTGATCATTGCCTGCAAAGTCGCAGAAATTTTTATTATGATTGCAGGGGTCTGTGCAGTTCTGATCGGGAATCTCTATCTGCTGTTTTTCATCGTGGCTCTCATGGGCTGCCAGAGTGCGCTCTTCGGTCCTGCCAAGTTTGGAAGTATCCCCGAAATGCTGCGAGATAATCGCCTCTCACGCGGTAACGGTATCATGGGATTGACGACTGTTGTGTCATCGGCCATGGGATTTATCGCAGGCAATTATCTGTATCACATTACACAACCCAGTCTCTCCGCCCCCGGTTCTTTTAGTGATATCAGCTTCGCCGCCTTCACCCTGGTAGGTGTCGCTGTGCTGGGAACAATCACCAGCCTGAAAATCAGGAAGCTGGAACCCGCTGCTCCTGATCGAGAGTTTCCCTATAATCCCGCCAAAGAGACCTGGCATCAGATGCAGATGCTCACCAGCAGTACTCCCCTGTTGAGAACCGCTTTAGGTGTCGCTTTTTTCTGGATGCTGGCTTCGCTGGCACAGATGAACGTGGATACGTACGGCATCAATGAACTGAATCTGACTCAGAAAGATATCGGTCCTCTGCTGGGAATCCTCGTCTTCGGCGTGGCGCTGGGCAGCATGCTCGCAGGGATCTGGTCTTCCGGACGCATCGAACTGGGAATTGTCCCCCTGGGGGCTGCCGGCATTGTCATCACCTCGCTGCTGCTCTACTTCACCGGAAACAGTGTCATTCCTGGATCCGAGTCGAACTCACAACTGCTCTACGGTCTCTCCCTGTTGTGGCTGTTTCTACTGGGGGTCAGTTCCGGACTGTTTGATATTCCGCTGGAAACGTTTCTACAACATCGCAGTGACGTCGACACGCGGGGCAGTATCCTGGCAGCTGCCAACTTCCTGGCCTTCCTGTTTATTCTGATCGCTTCCTTTGGCTTCTGGGTCATGCAGGCAAAACTCGAAATGTCCGCCAGCCAGATCTTCATGGTACTGGGCCTGCTCACCATTCCGGTCGGGATCTATATTTTCAAGCTGCTCCCCAATGCAACCATCCGCTTCATGGTCTGGCTGGTTAGTTGTACGATTTATAAACTGCGTGTGAAGGGGGTTAAAAATCTGCCTCCGAAGGGGGGAGCCCTGCTGGTAGCCAACCATGTCTCGTGGCTGGATGGCGTGTTCCTGATCCTGACATCCACGCGACCGGTCCGCATGATTGCCTATTCCACCTACGTCCAGGGCCCCTGGGTCGCGTGGCTTACGAAGTTGTATAATACCATCCCCATCAATGTAGAAGATGGCCCCAAAGCATTAATGCACTCCATCAAAACAGCCCGATCTGCCATTGAAAACGGAGAATTAGTCTGTATCTTTGCGGAAGGGAAATTAACCCGATCGGGATACCTGCAGCCTTTTCAATCGGGTCTGATGAAAATCATAAAAGGCACAGGCGCCCCGGTGATACCCGTCTATATTGATGAACTCTGGGGGAGTATCTTTAGTTTTCATGGCGGAAAATTTTTCTGGAAAAAACCTCGCAGATGGCCTTATCCCGTTTCCATTCGCTTCGGGAAGCCCATTCTTCATCCCGAAAATGAAAAGCACGTCCGTAGAGTAGTGCAAAACCTGGGAGTCGAATCTGCCAATTTTCGAAAGACATATCAAATGATAGCGCCAAGATTGTTTCTGAGAAAATGTAAGAGTCAACGATTCCAGCAAAAAGTAGCCGATTCCACGGGAGTGGAACTGACGGGTGGAAAATTATTGACCGGTGCGCTGCTGATGAGGCGACTGCTCAACAAATACGTTCTGAAGCAGGATGAAAAAATGGTCGGTGTCCTGCTGCCTCCTTCCGTAGGCGGCAGTGCGGTCAATGCCAGCCTTGCCATTTCAGGCCGCGTCCCCATCAACCTGAACTACACCCTGTCTGACAGTGATATCAATTATTGTATCCGGGAAGCAGGCATCAAAACCGTGCTGACCAGCAGCAAGTTCCTGGAGAAAAAGCCCATCGAAATGGATGCGAATGTGGTCCTGGTCGATGAGATCAAACTCAAAGCGTCCCTGTTTGACAAACTCATCAGCCTGTTCATGGCTTACATCCTCCCGGCCTGGTTGATCGAACGCATTATTGGTCTGACCAAGGTCAGCTCAGACGACCTGAGTACTGTCATCTTCACTTCCGGTTCAACAGGACGCCCCAAGGGAGTCATGCTGACTCACCATAATATTATTTCCAATATCAACTCAGCCGACGACCTGCTGCAACTCGCCCGGCGTGACTGCATCCTGGGAATCCTGCCGTTCTTCCATTCGTTCGGCTACACGATTGCACTCTGGATGCCTTTTGCCAGAAACATGCGATCCTGTTTCCACTTTAACCCGACCGATGCCCGCACCGTCGGCAAAATGATTGAAAAATACAAAGTCACACTCTTTACCTCCACGCCTACGTTCCTCAGGCATTATCTGAAACGCTGCACACCGGAACAATTCCAGTCACTGGAGATTGTGATTACCGGCGCAGAAAAACTGCCTCAGAGCCTGGCCAGAGAATTTGAAGAGAAATTCGGCATCTTCCCGACTGAAGGTTACGGCACGACAGAACTCTCTCCCGTCGCTGCGGTGAATGTTCCCCCCACACGACAGCTGGACCCGACAGAAGTCAGTGCCAAGCCGGGCACCGTAGGCCGTCCCATCCCCTGTGTCATGGCCAAAACCGTGGACCCGGATACGAGGGAAGATCTCCCTGACGGAGAGGAAGGCCTGTTGTTTATCAAGGGGCCCAATGTCATGAAGGGCTATCTGAATAATCCGGAAAAAACAGCAGAGGTCATTATCGACGGCTGGTACAATACTGGTGACTTTGCCATCATCGATAATGAAGGATTTATCAAAATCACCGGCAGGCAGACCCGCTTCTCCAAAATTGGCGGAGAAATGGTCCCGCATCTTCGGATTGAAGAACTCATCATCGACATTGTCAGCAACCCGGAGGAAGATGAACCGGAAGTCCAGGTCGCGGTGACTTCGGTTCCCGATCCGAAAAAAGGGGAACGGCTGATCGTCCTGCATAAACCACTGCAGATTTCAGTCGATGAGATTCTCAAAACGCTCGCCAGCGAAAATCTGCCCAATCTCTGGATGCCTTCCAGCGATAGTTTTCTGGAAGTCGAAGCCATCCCTCTGCTGGGCACCGGTAAACTCGATCTGGCAAAAATCAAGCAGGTTGCCTCTGAAGCCTTTGCAGCCGAAGTCACCAGTTGA
- the lexA gene encoding transcriptional repressor LexA — protein MINQNVKLTERQLAIYQFLKDKIVNRGYGPTVREIGDAFDIRSPNGVMGHLKALERKGLIKRKSHISRSIQLCDNAQKPANVTFSGSLQAGTPIIPPAADDSQVDFSALFESGDNFCLKVKGNSMIEAQIQEGDFVVVKKQDTCQQGEIVVALVDNQEATLKRFYQEADRVRLEPANSTMSPIYSTDVQVLGVVKGVIRKFN, from the coding sequence ATGATAAATCAAAATGTCAAATTGACGGAGCGGCAACTGGCGATCTATCAATTTCTGAAAGACAAAATTGTTAACCGTGGATATGGTCCCACGGTCAGGGAAATCGGCGATGCATTCGATATCCGGTCTCCTAACGGTGTGATGGGACATCTGAAAGCTCTGGAACGAAAAGGGCTGATTAAACGTAAATCCCATATCTCACGTTCCATTCAACTTTGTGACAATGCACAGAAACCGGCAAACGTTACCTTTTCCGGTTCACTACAGGCTGGGACACCAATCATCCCACCAGCGGCAGATGACTCACAGGTTGATTTCAGCGCTCTGTTTGAGAGTGGCGATAATTTCTGCCTGAAAGTCAAAGGCAACTCCATGATTGAAGCACAGATTCAAGAAGGAGATTTTGTCGTTGTCAAAAAGCAGGACACCTGCCAGCAGGGCGAAATTGTCGTGGCACTGGTCGATAATCAGGAGGCAACATTGAAACGCTTCTATCAGGAAGCAGACCGTGTGCGACTGGAACCTGCCAATTCGACCATGTCCCCCATCTATTCCACCGACGTTCAGGTGCTGGGTGTGGTGAAGGGTGTCATCCGCAAGTTTAACTGA
- a CDS encoding PQQ-binding-like beta-propeller repeat protein, translated as MNESGPQTEPEVDQATSVEIPRRTFRWKWGLAILLLGIAAIVFNWFRLAPDRTYQVFSVYEGIRNILVGLLIWWLLFSGLAWKTRFQGLGGAVLAFVLFFGLLRVESFEGDMVPRFRFRFSPTPEERAEEYFKQINNKSVANGEASGQIPDVVPGDWPGYRGASRNGIVDEQFIRTDWKTDPPELIWKHPVGAGWGSFCIVGDRAFTQEQRGDVEVVVCYDALSGNQLWVSEDEVRFEETLGGVGPRATPTFDQGFLYTVGGTGVLHCFEAATGISVWSHDLLEEQNQNNLQWGMSGSPLIWENLVIVNQGLAVDPSELGHRSIIAFDKRTGEQVWSGGTRKSSYSSPQLAELQGVPQILVFHAKGLESFAPADGQSLWFYPWTNQAGVNAAQPIVINDSSIFIGSGYGVGSARLLIEKSGEDWTVKEVWTSNSPKLKFNSAVMHDGFVYGLDEGILTCFNLENGKRMWKKGRYGYGQMLLAGSMLLILAEDGSVELVKADPDEYFQVAKIQAISGQTWNHPALAHGKLFVRNSEMAACYDISKNSQRAPIKKRDR; from the coding sequence ATGAATGAAAGCGGGCCACAGACCGAACCAGAAGTTGATCAGGCAACATCTGTTGAAATACCCCGGCGCACGTTTCGCTGGAAATGGGGACTGGCGATTCTGCTGCTCGGAATCGCTGCGATTGTTTTTAACTGGTTTCGACTGGCACCAGACCGGACTTACCAGGTGTTCTCGGTCTATGAAGGGATCCGCAATATCCTGGTGGGCTTACTCATCTGGTGGCTGCTGTTTTCAGGTTTAGCCTGGAAGACACGCTTCCAGGGTCTTGGCGGTGCCGTTCTGGCATTCGTTCTGTTCTTTGGCCTGCTGCGCGTGGAAAGTTTTGAGGGGGACATGGTCCCCCGGTTTCGATTTCGCTTCTCGCCGACTCCTGAAGAACGGGCAGAAGAATATTTCAAACAGATCAATAACAAATCTGTCGCAAACGGGGAAGCATCGGGACAGATTCCGGATGTGGTCCCGGGGGACTGGCCCGGCTACCGGGGTGCCAGCCGGAATGGGATCGTGGATGAGCAGTTCATTCGAACCGACTGGAAAACAGATCCTCCCGAATTGATCTGGAAGCATCCGGTCGGTGCAGGTTGGGGATCGTTCTGCATTGTCGGTGATCGGGCTTTTACGCAGGAGCAGCGAGGCGACGTCGAAGTCGTAGTCTGCTATGACGCGTTGAGTGGAAATCAACTCTGGGTTTCTGAAGATGAGGTACGCTTTGAAGAGACTCTGGGGGGAGTCGGGCCGCGCGCGACTCCGACCTTCGATCAGGGTTTTCTTTATACAGTGGGGGGCACGGGAGTGCTCCATTGTTTCGAAGCGGCTACCGGTATTTCAGTCTGGTCTCACGATCTGCTCGAAGAACAGAATCAGAACAATCTGCAATGGGGTATGTCCGGCTCCCCGTTGATCTGGGAAAATCTGGTGATTGTGAACCAGGGGCTGGCTGTGGATCCATCCGAGCTGGGCCATCGTTCGATCATCGCTTTTGATAAACGGACCGGCGAGCAGGTCTGGTCGGGGGGGACCCGAAAATCGAGCTATAGTTCTCCCCAACTGGCAGAATTACAGGGAGTGCCTCAGATCCTGGTGTTTCATGCAAAAGGGCTGGAAAGTTTTGCGCCGGCTGACGGTCAATCCTTGTGGTTCTATCCCTGGACGAACCAGGCGGGCGTCAACGCCGCCCAGCCAATTGTGATAAATGATTCCTCGATCTTTATCGGCTCAGGATATGGAGTTGGTTCGGCGCGACTTTTGATTGAAAAGTCCGGAGAGGATTGGACAGTGAAAGAAGTCTGGACAAGTAACAGTCCCAAACTGAAATTCAATTCCGCAGTGATGCATGATGGATTCGTTTACGGACTGGATGAAGGCATCCTGACCTGTTTTAACCTGGAGAATGGGAAACGAATGTGGAAAAAAGGACGCTATGGTTATGGTCAGATGCTGCTTGCAGGCTCAATGCTGCTGATTCTGGCAGAGGATGGCAGCGTGGAACTGGTGAAAGCGGATCCTGACGAATATTTCCAGGTGGCGAAAATTCAGGCGATCAGCGGACAGACCTGGAATCATCCCGCTTTGGCTCACGGCAAACTATTTGTGCGAAACAGTGAAATGGCTGCCTGCTACGACATCTCAAAGAACTCGCAAAGAGCTCCCATTAAAAAAAGGGATCGTTAG